One stretch of Ktedonobacteraceae bacterium DNA includes these proteins:
- a CDS encoding LLM class flavin-dependent oxidoreductase — MTELTPDDIQGAYDRYVDLWVNCERWGFDGLAWPEHHFGMIMSPSPHLFVATVAARTQRLRFTTLGSVLSIHDGRRYAEECGMLNYLTHGRFEPGVSPGAGPIEAVMAGIPEEQVRPRYYSAVEVLAKALAQPLVTHHDTFYNLEQVPIVPRPCLHPGQSVWVTVTSQNSAAWCAERGYKMCTAWSPTPVAAALAASYHEAAEAAGTSSSPLMLGLRRRVFVADSDAEAQEKYEASLDLIRATMAPAGSNGEGAAGFEMADPNILRMMMHPDDFAIGSPQTVAEKLIEQCRAGGYGVVMAFADFALFPHEDLVRSHELIGTRVAPILRAAEVGSAAV, encoded by the coding sequence TTGACCGAGCTTACACCAGATGACATTCAGGGTGCGTATGACCGCTACGTCGATCTCTGGGTGAATTGCGAGCGCTGGGGTTTCGACGGCCTGGCCTGGCCCGAACACCACTTCGGCATGATCATGTCACCCTCACCGCACCTGTTCGTCGCAACGGTCGCGGCACGAACCCAGCGACTCCGGTTCACGACGCTGGGAAGTGTGCTGTCGATACACGACGGCAGGCGGTATGCCGAGGAGTGTGGCATGCTCAACTACCTCACGCACGGTCGCTTTGAGCCTGGGGTTTCGCCAGGTGCTGGCCCAATCGAGGCCGTTATGGCCGGTATTCCAGAGGAGCAGGTTCGCCCGCGCTACTACAGCGCCGTCGAGGTGCTCGCAAAGGCTCTCGCGCAGCCGCTCGTCACGCATCATGACACCTTCTACAACCTTGAGCAGGTTCCGATCGTCCCTCGCCCGTGCCTGCATCCAGGACAATCGGTGTGGGTGACGGTGACGTCGCAGAATTCGGCGGCCTGGTGTGCTGAACGCGGCTACAAGATGTGTACCGCGTGGTCGCCCACACCGGTTGCTGCTGCCCTCGCCGCCAGTTACCACGAGGCGGCTGAGGCGGCAGGCACGTCTAGCAGTCCCTTGATGCTGGGCCTGCGGCGCAGGGTCTTCGTGGCAGACTCCGACGCAGAGGCCCAGGAGAAGTACGAAGCATCACTCGACCTGATCCGCGCCACGATGGCACCAGCAGGCTCGAACGGCGAGGGTGCGGCGGGATTCGAGATGGCCGACCCGAACATTCTGCGCATGATGATGCACCCGGACGACTTTGCCATTGGCTCGCCCCAAACCGTGGCCGAAAAGTTGATTGAGCAGTGCCGCGCTGGTGGCTACGGCGTTGTTATGGCCTTCGCCGATTTCGCGCTATTCCCTCACGAGGACCTTGTCCGCTCTCATGAGCTAATTGGCACCCGTGTTGCACCCATCCTGCGCGCCGCAGAGGTTGGCTCGGCAGCCGTCTAA
- a CDS encoding alpha/beta hydrolase yields the protein MSIQFDAVYGTRKDREMHLDIYQPSSSINHRTAVLILHGGGWAAGDRKLMQSRCEALASRGFTTLAVEYRFLGEIPWPGQLHDVKTAIRWTRTHASELDIDPNKLVLQGHSAGAHLSLMAAGTFGKPDFDPDFASAPPAGPISAVVAYYPPTRLTADRAMPDISAGPPDPEAFRAIRGADGSIPAAMLLGPAGTAEEAASASPINYVTGVFPPTIILHGTADMLVAHAGSLSFFEKLQAAQVPSELHLFSGVNHEFDITPSLTEVSTTVVASFLNRYVVDPGGFAEEVARTNPLAAMTA from the coding sequence ATGAGCATTCAATTTGACGCTGTGTACGGGACGCGCAAAGACCGCGAGATGCACCTCGATATCTACCAGCCATCAAGCTCCATCAATCACCGTACCGCCGTTCTCATCCTTCACGGTGGGGGATGGGCAGCCGGTGACAGAAAGTTGATGCAGTCTCGCTGCGAAGCCCTTGCCAGTCGCGGGTTTACCACCCTGGCCGTCGAGTACCGCTTTCTGGGCGAGATCCCGTGGCCAGGTCAGCTCCATGATGTCAAAACCGCCATTCGCTGGACCCGCACACATGCCAGCGAACTCGACATCGATCCAAATAAGCTCGTACTGCAAGGCCACAGTGCTGGCGCTCACCTCTCCCTGATGGCCGCGGGCACCTTTGGCAAGCCAGATTTCGATCCAGATTTTGCTTCTGCACCTCCAGCCGGTCCGATCTCCGCCGTCGTCGCCTATTACCCACCAACGCGTCTCACTGCTGACCGGGCAATGCCCGACATCAGTGCCGGGCCTCCAGACCCGGAGGCGTTTCGGGCGATTCGAGGTGCCGATGGTTCGATCCCCGCGGCGATGCTCTTAGGGCCAGCGGGGACCGCTGAAGAGGCCGCGTCGGCAAGCCCCATCAATTATGTCACGGGGGTGTTTCCTCCCACGATTATCCTCCACGGTACCGCTGATATGCTAGTTGCGCACGCTGGCTCTCTCAGCTTCTTCGAGAAGCTCCAGGCGGCGCAGGTGCCCTCCGAACTGCACCTCTTCTCAGGGGTCAACCACGAATTCGATATCACGCCGAGTTTGACCGAGGTCAGCACGACAGTTGTCGCGTCTTTCCTCAACCGATACGTCGTGGACCCAGGGGGATTCGCAGAGGAGGTTGCACGGACTAATCCGCTGGCTGCTATGACGGCCTAA
- a CDS encoding AMP-binding protein has translation MSGIILLFWSFSISSSRSIEVCKGALKMTQTPTPNMTDYEAERQHFHLDVPAEFNFAIDVIGKWASDPDKLAMLWVGQNGEERRISFAQFAERSSRAANAFVTLDMQKGDRVLVMLPRIPEWWEAVLGLMKMGAIPIPCTTLLTPKDIQFRAEIAEAVAIITDHEGAAKFDQVRTDCPTVKYAILADEANAGTAGHEGWIDFQQILSEASPEYRGPKTRSDDACLVYFTSGTVGYPKMVLHTQASYPIGHTITGKYWLDLHENDLVWNLSEMGWAKAAWSNLFGPWIQGAAIFIQDARGKFDPIETLEMLNKYPISTLCAPPTAYRMMVLDEPMAYMKAHPPKALRHCVGAGEPLNPEVIKVWEEATDMTIRDGYGQTETVLLCANFPPIPVKPGSMGKPSPGFEVSVIDHDGSELPPNKEGDIAVRVKPNRPTWMFKEYWRNPEATNACIRGDWYITGDRAYKDEDCYFWFVGRADDVIISAGYRIGPFEVESALKEHPAVAESAVVASPDEMRGEIVKAFVILAPGYTASPELASELQEHVKRVTAPYKYPREIEFVDSLPKTISGKIRRVELRERERARKAEK, from the coding sequence TTGAGTGGGATCATACTCCTTTTCTGGTCCTTCTCGATATCTTCGTCTCGTTCAATTGAAGTGTGCAAAGGAGCGCTCAAGATGACACAAACGCCAACGCCAAACATGACGGATTACGAGGCGGAACGGCAGCATTTCCACCTGGATGTTCCCGCAGAATTCAACTTTGCTATCGATGTGATCGGTAAATGGGCCAGTGACCCCGACAAGCTCGCCATGCTCTGGGTGGGCCAGAACGGGGAGGAGCGGCGCATTTCCTTCGCCCAGTTTGCCGAACGTTCCAGCCGCGCCGCTAACGCCTTCGTCACGCTAGACATGCAAAAAGGCGATCGCGTGCTGGTGATGTTGCCGCGTATTCCCGAATGGTGGGAAGCCGTGCTGGGTCTGATGAAGATGGGAGCCATCCCCATTCCCTGTACCACGCTGCTGACGCCCAAAGACATCCAGTTCCGCGCCGAGATCGCCGAAGCTGTCGCCATCATCACCGATCACGAGGGTGCGGCCAAATTCGACCAGGTGCGTACCGACTGTCCCACCGTCAAGTACGCCATCCTGGCCGACGAGGCCAATGCTGGCACAGCAGGCCACGAAGGCTGGATCGATTTCCAACAGATCCTCAGTGAGGCTTCGCCCGAGTACAGGGGCCCCAAGACACGCAGCGATGATGCCTGCCTGGTCTACTTCACCTCCGGCACGGTGGGCTATCCCAAGATGGTGCTGCACACGCAGGCCAGCTATCCCATCGGCCACACCATTACCGGCAAATACTGGCTCGACTTGCACGAGAACGATCTTGTCTGGAATTTATCTGAAATGGGATGGGCAAAGGCTGCGTGGAGCAATCTTTTTGGCCCCTGGATTCAGGGCGCGGCCATATTCATCCAGGATGCTCGCGGCAAATTTGACCCCATCGAGACCCTGGAGATGCTCAACAAATACCCGATCAGCACGCTCTGCGCCCCGCCCACTGCTTACCGCATGATGGTGCTCGACGAACCGATGGCCTATATGAAAGCCCATCCTCCAAAAGCACTGCGCCACTGCGTGGGAGCGGGCGAACCGCTCAACCCGGAGGTCATCAAGGTCTGGGAAGAGGCGACGGACATGACCATTCGCGATGGCTACGGGCAGACCGAGACCGTGCTGCTGTGCGCCAACTTCCCGCCCATCCCCGTCAAACCCGGCTCGATGGGCAAACCCTCTCCCGGTTTCGAGGTCAGCGTCATCGATCACGATGGCAGCGAACTGCCGCCCAACAAAGAGGGGGATATTGCAGTGCGCGTGAAGCCGAACCGCCCGACGTGGATGTTCAAAGAGTACTGGCGCAATCCTGAAGCCACCAACGCCTGCATTCGCGGCGACTGGTACATCACCGGCGATCGCGCCTACAAGGACGAGGACTGCTACTTCTGGTTCGTGGGACGCGCCGACGATGTCATCATCAGCGCCGGCTACCGCATTGGCCCCTTCGAGGTCGAAAGCGCGCTCAAAGAACATCCCGCGGTCGCCGAGTCCGCTGTCGTTGCCAGCCCCGACGAGATGCGTGGCGAGATCGTCAAAGCCTTCGTCATCCTGGCTCCCGGCTACACCGCCTCGCCCGAGCTGGCAAGCGAACTGCAAGAGCATGTGAAGCGCGTCACCGCCCCCTACAAGTATCCACGCGAGATCGAGTTTGTGGACAGTCTGCCCAAGACGATCTCCGGCAAGATCCGTAGAGTAGAACTGCGCGAGCGCGAACGCGCCCGCAAGGCTGAAAAATAA